ttacacacctctacaatattattcttagtaacctcagactgatgaaggtgtatatcattagctcctacatggaaaactacactatattgccaaaagtattcgctcacccatccaaataatcagaatcaggtgttccaatcacttccatggccacaggtgtataaaatcaagcacctaggcatgcagactgtttttacaaacatttgtgaaagaatgggtcgctctcaggagctcagtgaattccagcgtggaactgggataggatgccacctgtgcaacaaatccagtcgtgaaatttcctcgctcctaaatattccagtcaactgtcagctgtattataagaacgtggaagtgtttgggaacgacagcaactcagccacgaagtggtaggccacgtaaactgacggggcggggtcagcggatgctgaggcgcatagtgcgaagagatcgccaactttctgcagagtcaatcgctacagacctccaaacttcatgtggccttcagattagctcaagaacagtgcgcagagagcttcatggaatgggtttccatggccgagcaactgcatccaagccatacatcaccaagtgcaatgcaaagcgtcggatgcagtggtgtaaagcacgccgccactggactctagagcagtggagatgcgttctctggagtgacgaatcgcgcttctccatctggcaatctgatggacgagtctgggtttggcggttgccaggagaacggtacttgtctgactgcattgtgccaagtgtacagtttggtggaggggggattatggtgtggggttgtttttcaggagctgggcttggccccttagttccagtgaaaggaactctgaatgcttcagcataccaagacattttggacaattccatgctcccaactttgtgggaacagtttggagctggccccttcctcttccaacatgactgtgcaccagtgcacaaagcaaggtccataaagacatggatgacagagtctggtgtggatgaacttgactggcctgcacagagtcctgacctcaacccgatagaacacctttgggatgaattagagaggagactgagagccaggccttctggtccaacatcagtgtgtgacctcacaaatgcgcttctggaagaatggtcaaaaattcccataaacacactcctaaaccttgtggatagccttcccagaagagttgaagctgttatagctgcaaagggtggaccgacgtaatattgaaccctatggattaggaatgggatgtcacttaagttcatatgcgagtcaaggcaggtgagcgaatacttttggcaatatagtgtatctttgaGAACCTATGCTTGCCcaggaccctaagattacctgctaTGCCCAGGAGCCCCTAAAGCCCCTAAAGGcttagctaatttcacatgccttaagaTAGAGTCTCcaataaccagagctctttcagattTCTCAGTGGGTGTTTCACTGAGGAGAACAAACCTGTTAGACATGTGAAGCAGAGAGGAGTAGTCCCTGTGTGGGCAAGCCTTAGCGTTAGCCTTGGCTTTGCAACTATGCcacagttttagagatgctctgatccagtcgtctagccatcacaatttagcccttgtcaaactcgctcaaaccttatgtttgcccatttttcctgcttctaacacattaacattgaggacaaaatgttcacttgctgcctaatatattccacccactaacaggtgccatgatgaggagataatcagtgttattcacttcacctgtcagtgctcataatgagAAGTGTTTTCAATGTCTTAGCAAAGCAGGACTCACTCTAACCATCCAAAAGTGTAACTTGATGCAGAATTCTTTGAAGTTTTGAGGACCTGTGATATTAGCAGAAGGATTAAAAACTGACATGACAAAGTTGAAACTGTTGCCAAATTTCCTGTCCCCAAGTCAATAAAGGAAGTATAACGATTCTTATGTACTGCAGGATTGTAGCAGAAATTTATTCCTCAGTTTTCAGAAAAGGCTGCACCATTATACAGGTCATAAAAGGAAAGGAGCTACATGGAACTACATGGAACTGGATGAAGGAATAGCAGAATTCCTTTTAGGTTATTAAACAAAAGTTAATCAACGCCCCAATTTTAATTGCTCCTGAACAGTCCAAACCGATGCAAGTAAGGTTTAGAAGCCGGACCCAAGATATAGAGAGAATGGATCATGTCATTGCTTACACTTCACATCTCTTACAAGGAGCTGAAAGGCCATACAAAGGAGTATAGTGCTGTGATGTGGGCTGTGGAAACCCTATCTTGAAGGACGGTCATTTGAGGTGATCCCAGATCATGCTTCACTTACCTGGGTATTCAACCACCCCAAACCATCTTTCTGGTTGATATGCTGGTTTATTTGTCTTCAGGAGTTTGATTTCACCATCAGGTACCATGAAGGTCAATGCAACATTGTACCAGATACCCTTTTCCGCAGCTTCCCAAAAACATCACCACTTACAATGTTGGCACAGGTGAAATCCCAGGACTCATCATCTATTTTTTCATCTTTCCAGTAGAATGGTCTGACATTAGCCCAAAAGGAGAATTAAGAAATTCAAGAACTTTGGACTTTTACACACTATGCAAAACTGAACACATCTGCCGTTTCACTGCACATTTACAGCTGAGCGCACCTTTGCCTAGAATGTCCAGTAaatgcatagatgtgtatacttgttcatttattcagacATCTAGTTGACTTTATATcaactgtatgttttttttctccttttcaatCAAAGTCtgaactacacaacacaaatttGTGGAAGTGTATCATGTGTCCTCATGGACTATTACAGGTCTTGATTTTGGAGTCATCACAGTAAAATGGGTTGTGTACAAAtggagaaaatgtaaaaatattactATTCTCCCCAGGAGTGGTCGACCAACAAAGATCACTTCAAAAGCAAGATGCATAATAGTCTGAGAGGACACAAATGAACTTAGAGAAACTTTTAAGCAACTAATGGTGTCTCTTACATTGGctaatgtttatgttcatgatTCCACCATCAGAACAGTGAATAATCTTGGTGTGCATAGCAGAGTTGCAAGAAGAAAGTCACCACTCTCCAAACAAACATTGCTGCTTGTCCGAAGTTTGTTAAAGATTACGTGGATAAGCCAGAATTCTATTGGAAAATGTCTTGTGGACAGACTAGAACAAAATAGAACTTTTTGCTTTAAAGGAGAAGCATTAAGTTTAAGTTTGGAGAAAAGAAAACGCTTTTCCCATCTTTAAAACAAGGTGGTAGTAGCATGGTTTGGGCCTGTTTAGCTGCATCTGTGCCAGGACAGCTTGCCATCATTGATGGAATAAGGAAGTCTAAATTATAGCAGCAAAAATATCAGGACATCTATCCATGAACTGAATCTCAAGTGAAAATGGGTCATGCAACAGGAGAATGAATCAGGGTGGGAATGAATCATGGTGGCGCTCTGCTCAGCTGTGGCTGCATTAGCTCGCGATGCTTTTCCTACTTTTTCTGTGGTTACTTTTAACCAGGACAGCTCCAACCCCAGCCGTACCAGGATTGATGCTTCCGTCCAAGTTTTATCTACTGTGGAAAAGGCCTCAGTACAAAGTCAACAAACGTACCCAAACCTCTCTTCCCACATATAGTGTTAAACCCTACATTGTTAAACCTGTAAATAGAGGTGGTCAATAAACCACTCATGCTGTCCTCTGATTCTCATTgttttatacaaacacaaacaagaatgcattcaAATACACCTTTAACACTCCAAAACATTCAagcacactttaaacactctaaaccaGTGGTTCTCAACTGGTTTGGCCATGGGACCCACATTTTTACATGGTCATCAAGCCGCGACCCAAATTTTTAGGAACTTTAATTaagcaaatttattttttatttatttgttaacatATACACAAGTAGTGTCTCTATTTACTTAACTTAAGCcagatagagaagaaaaacacCAAGACTTGAATGatgaataaacaatattttgtgGCTGTCATTTAACAAAATTTATCAAATTATAGAAATAtcacaaagtaaaaataacaaacaaacagtgtaCAAAAAGTACAATTACCATGGTAAATAAACAATGAACTAAACTGCACTGTTAATAAGACATTAACACTGGTCCTGTTGAACAGAACAAACCAGCAAATACTTAACAGTAGAATGGTGAAAATAATCATAACCGTTTTTACATCTAATATGACAGCtattataaacatctataacaGTATAACAGTATATTATAAACACTTAACAGTAATTTGGGAAACTAATGAGATAACTGAGGATGTGCTTTACTCCTGATAAGAGTTTCAAAGTCTGGGGTGACGGTAGACAGTGCTACCCTAACATCGTGCTCAATGTTCAGCCTGTTCCTTTTCTTTGACTTAAGCTGCACCAAAGAAGAGAAGCCGAGGGACGGATACTCAGAAAGTGCTTCACGGCACCAAAACTGGGAAAGGCTTACCTcactgaatttctttttcaGCGTCTTATCACTTGACAGCTCCACCGGTTGATTCTCTTCGGTGCTCGGCAACGTGACGCTTTCCATGTCGATTCCAAAGGGATCGCGTATCCAGGAATCATCTCCATGTTTCTCGGGGAAGTAGTCATTAAACCGGACTTGCAGTTTACTAAGATGTTCCGTGATAGTTTTCTTCAGTACAATTTTTCCCGCGATATCCAACTGTTGTGTTTCATTGCAAGTGTTGGGAAACATGTCTAGTCTGTCTTTATTAACGTGTTTTGTCCACAGTTCAATCTTCTTTTTAAATGCAGCAACTTTGTCACTCTGCTCAAAAATATTGTGCCCTCTCCCTTGCATGGACACGTTTAATGTGTTGAGGTGCTCGAACACATCAGCAAGATAAGCAACTCGTGCGAGCCAGATTTCGTCATTAAATAAATCGGCATAAGGAGAGTTATTTTCTGAAAGGATGCCAGCGATTTCTGTTTTAAGTTCGTAAAACCTTGCCAAAACTTTTCCCCTCGAGAGCCAACGAATTTCGGAGTGGTACAACAGCtgaccgcggtgaagttagcttgatattcagacatcagacagacattcggaagcggtagtttagggaccgtcgacaaatttctgtacgactgaaaaaaaaacaatatttcttcaatagcttctaggtcatgtgaccctgtgaccccaaagtagtaccaaaataatctacttggacacctccacaggatacacctctttgtataccaaaaaatctcttcttttatttttattttaattttaattaaaaaaaaaaaacactttcttcaatagcttctaggtcatgtgaccctgtgaccccaaactagtaccaaaataatctacttggacacctccacagggtacacctctttgtatcccaaaaaatctcttcttttatttttaatttactttttattaaaaaaactactatttcttcaatagcttctaggtcatgtgaccctgtgaccccaaactagtaccaaaataatctaattggatacctccacaaggtacacctctttgtatcccaaaaaatctttttttatttttattttaatttgtattaaaaaaaccctactatttcttcaatagcttctaggtcatgtgaccctgtgacccaaatctagtactaaaataatctacttggacacctccacaaggtacacctcttcttatcccaaaaaatgtcttcattgatttttattcatttgttcattttcttcatttgtttaactcctctcttctttaaataaacaagtcatttctTATCACAATTACACAccgttttttattgttattacacaataatcTTCTTAGACACACAAGCagtatttccatattttttttctggctgtttgaagctgcaaagtgTCCATTCCCACACACTgtgcatgcatccatccatcacatgcATCACAATGGACCTGTTGAGATAatttgatatattatatatatgtatgtgtgtatatgtatatacatacacacacacacatatatagtatcccacaaaagtgagtacacccctcacatttttgtaaatatttttattatcttttcatgtgacaacactgaagaaatgacactctgctacaatgtaaaatagtgagtgtacagcctgtataacaatgtaaatttactgtcccctcaaaataactcaacacacagccattaatgtctaaaccaggggtatccaatcttatctgcaaagggccggtgtgggtgcaggttttcattccaactgagcagaagccacaccggggtctactgaaagccaagatcagttgattagccagttggaatcaggtgtagcttgtgCTTGGTTCGACTGAAAACCTgtacccacaccggccctttctggataacattggacacccctggtctaaaccgttggcaacaaaagtgagtacaccacTATGTgcaaatgtccaaattgggcccaattagccatttaccctccctggtgtcatgtgactcattagtgttacaaggtctcaggtgtgaatggggagcaggtgtgttaaatttggtgttatcgcactcacactctctcatactggtcactggaagttcaacatggcacctcatggcaaagaactctctgaggatctgaaaaaaagaactgttgctctacataaagatggcctaggctataagaagatagaagaccctgaaactgagctgcagcacggtgggcaagaccatacagcggttttacaggacaggttccactcagaacaggcctcgccatggccaaccaaagaagttgagtgtacgtgctcagtgtcatatccaGAGGTCGTCTTTGGAAAATAGacatatgagtgctgccagcattgctgcagaggttgaaggggtggggggtcagccggtcagtgctcagactatacgccgcacactgcatcaaatgcatggctgtcatcccagaaggaagcctctactaaagatgatgcacaagaaaacCTGCATACaatttgctgaagacaagcagactaaggacataacgacccaaaacacacctccaagacgaccactgccttgctaaagaagctgagggtaaaggtgatggactgtccaagcatgtctccagacctaaaccctattgagcatctgtggggcatcctcaaatggaaggtgggggagcgcaaggtctctaacatccaccagctctgtgatgtcatcatggaggagtgaaagaggactccagtggcagcctgtgaagctctggtgaactccatgcccaagagggataaggcagtgctggaaaataatggtggccacacaaaatattgacacttcgggcccaatttggacatttccacttaggagtgtagtcacttttgtttagacattaatggctgtgtgttgagttcttTTGAGGGGagagcaaatttacactgttatacaggctgtacactaactactttacactgtagcagagtgtcatttctttctAGATGCA
The DNA window shown above is from Hemibagrus wyckioides isolate EC202008001 linkage group LG15, SWU_Hwy_1.0, whole genome shotgun sequence and carries:
- the LOC131365533 gene encoding protein FAM200A-like, whose product is MQGRGHNIFEQSDKVAAFKKKIELWTKHVNKDRLDMFPNTCNETQQLDIAGKIVLKKTITEHLSKLQVRFNDYFPEKHGDDSWIRDPFGIDMESVTLPSTEENQPVELSSDKTLKKKFSEVSLSQFWCREALSEYPSLGFSSLVQLKSKKRNRLNIEHDVRVALSTVTPDFETLIRSKAHPQLSH